Proteins encoded by one window of Candidatus Mesenet endosymbiont of Phosphuga atrata:
- the ruvC gene encoding crossover junction endodeoxyribonuclease RuvC yields MRKIIGIDPGIRNTGWSVITLEEKNYNIKLIGNGSISIDSRLNTNDRLFKLFCKLNKIIQDFSPNEAAIEEIFINKNPKSSVTLCYARGVALLSLTVAKLSITEYKANFVKKSITGNGHADKTQVMYMVKQITQNSDIKCHNSSDATAVAICHAYSKS; encoded by the coding sequence TTGAGAAAAATTATAGGAATAGATCCTGGCATAAGGAATACAGGCTGGAGTGTAATAACTTTAGAAGAAAAAAATTATAATATTAAACTGATAGGAAATGGTTCTATTTCAATAGATAGTAGGCTTAACACTAATGATCGATTGTTTAAGCTCTTCTGCAAGTTAAATAAAATAATTCAAGACTTCTCCCCCAATGAAGCTGCAATTGAGGAAATTTTTATAAACAAAAACCCTAAATCTTCAGTTACTTTGTGTTATGCCAGAGGAGTGGCACTCCTTTCATTAACAGTGGCAAAATTAAGTATAACTGAATATAAAGCAAACTTTGTTAAAAAAAGCATTACGGGAAATGGCCATGCCGATAAAACACAGGTAATGTATATGGTTAAACAAATAACACAAAATTCAGATATAAAATGCCATAATAGTTCTGACGCCACAGCAGTTGCAATTTGCCATGCTTATAGTAAGAGCTAG